ACGATTGAGAAAAAATACAATCAACAGGCCGAATATGCGCTTCAGGCCATCAGTTACAATATCGAAAATGTATTTCAGCAGATTAACAATGTGACCGACAACGGGATAGCGACCTCGGTTTTCCAAATGGCGTTGAACGCCAAAGATCCGACCAAGCAGGATCTGGGGACCGGTAATCAGTTATCCCTGAATGCCAGCCAGCGCAATTTCCGTTCCCTTCTATATAATTATCCGTTCATCAGTTATGCCTTTTTATACGATTTGCGTTCGTCCGAGAACAACCAGATTGTCTCCATTTTCACCAAAGAAAACTTTCAAGCCCTTCCTTTTCAACAATTCAAAGTGCATCCCTTATTCAACGAAATTCAGCAACTTAATGGCGTGCCCAAATGGCTCGCACCTCTGGAATATCCCGAATTAACCGGGGTAGAGCCTGTCTTCACCCAGATCAGACTGGTCAAAGAACTCAGTTATTTTCAAAATATCGGCGTGCTTGTTGTTCAGATCAAAAAAGGAGAGATCGACCGGATCTTCCGTCACCTGCAAATCAGCGATTCAGCACAGGATACGTCGTTCCTGTTAATTAATGAAGAAGGGCTGATCGTTTATGATCCTGCAGGTATGTATAACGGTGAGAACATGCAAAACCTTGGTGCTGAATCCGGCAGTTACGGTCCCGGCTTTAGCAGTGTCAGAACGGTTTTTGACGGCAAGGAGAGCATCATTTCGCAATATCATCTGAAGAACTATAACTGGAGCCTCGTCAGTGTGACTTCATGGGAAGCTTTATCTGCGGAAACCAATGCCTTTGCCGGTTGGTCTGTCATCATTATTCTGTTATGCCTGCTCGCAGCGATGATCTTTAATCTTTTTTTCATGAATCGCATTACGGGTAACATTGCTGTACTTGTAAGGTTTATGCGTCGTGTGGATGATGGTGATTTTAATGCGAGGGTGGAAGGAAAAGGATTCGATGAAATGCAGCTGCTTGCGCAAGGGTTCAATGAACTATTGGATCGGATCGGGGGATTATTCCGTCGTGTTCGTGCAGAGCAAGAGCAGAAGGCCCAAGCGGAACTGCGTGTACTACAGGCCCAGATCAAACCTCATTTTCTGTTTAACACATTGGAATCCATTAATGGATTAGCGCTGCGAGGGGAGGGCCGCAAAGTAAGCGAGATGGTGACCAGACTTGGCAATATGCTTCGTATCAGCATTCAGGATCAGGAGGAGATTCCGCTGGGTGAGGAAATCAGGCATTTGCAGAGTTATCTGGAGATTCAACAGTACAGATTCAGTGATTTGTTCACCTATGAGATTGACATTCCACCCCATCTATACAGCTCAATTCTGCTTAAGCTTACCCTTCAGCCTCTGGTGGAAAATAGCATTCAACACGGGTTTGAGGGGATCACCTACCCAGGTGTACTGCGGATAAGCGCATATGCGGAACGGGGCCATCTGGTGTTATGTGTTGAGGATAATGGGATCGGTATTCCCCAGGAAATGCTCGCACGATTTGAGTATATGGCAGAAGATCCGCCGGAAGATATGCTCGCGGAAGGGGCGGAATCATTAACGTCCATAACGGAACGCAGGGGATTGGGATTACGAAGTGTGGCAGATCGAATTCGTATTCAATACGGGGCCGGATATGGCATATTTATATGTTCAGCACCGGGGTATGGCACAGTTATTCGATGCATCATTCCATTATATGAGCAGGAGGAAGCCGGATGAATCTGACTGCAATGCTGGTTGACGATGAGCTGCCGATTCTGGAGAATCTGAACTTCATTTTACCCTGGGAAGAGATGGGGATTGAAATCACAGGTACAGCGAGAAGTGGTGTAGAAGCGCTGGGGAAAGTAAGAGAAAGTCATCCAGACATTCTCTTGTGTGATATTCGGATGCCGTCTATGGACGGATTGGAACTTATTCGTTTGCTGCGAGAGCAGGGTGAAACGTGTGAGATTATTTTGCTGACCGGGTATCAGCAGTTTGAATATGCTCGAACCGCTATCAAGTATAATGTACATGAATACATATGTAAGCCAATTGATTATTTGAATCTGGAACATAAACTGCGTGAGCTTGCCGGGCAGATCCAGAAGAGACGTCTGGAAAACGAATCGCAACGTTATCGCAGCCAAGAGATGGAAAGCTGGATCAGACACAAACAGTTGATTGACCTGTTGCGAGGAGAAGCACCATTGAAGATTTCCTATCCTTCCTCTGTTCCTGAATTCATAACAACTACTGCACCGTATACGTTGCTGCTGGTGGATGCAGTCGGTTATTTTCGCCATTCTATCGGCTGGTCCGAGCTTC
The nucleotide sequence above comes from Paenibacillus sp. W2I17. Encoded proteins:
- a CDS encoding sensor histidine kinase encodes the protein MNLRMKLALAFLLLIIVPMCALGIGMFLVTSHTIEKKYNQQAEYALQAISYNIENVFQQINNVTDNGIATSVFQMALNAKDPTKQDLGTGNQLSLNASQRNFRSLLYNYPFISYAFLYDLRSSENNQIVSIFTKENFQALPFQQFKVHPLFNEIQQLNGVPKWLAPLEYPELTGVEPVFTQIRLVKELSYFQNIGVLVVQIKKGEIDRIFRHLQISDSAQDTSFLLINEEGLIVYDPAGMYNGENMQNLGAESGSYGPGFSSVRTVFDGKESIISQYHLKNYNWSLVSVTSWEALSAETNAFAGWSVIIILLCLLAAMIFNLFFMNRITGNIAVLVRFMRRVDDGDFNARVEGKGFDEMQLLAQGFNELLDRIGGLFRRVRAEQEQKAQAELRVLQAQIKPHFLFNTLESINGLALRGEGRKVSEMVTRLGNMLRISIQDQEEIPLGEEIRHLQSYLEIQQYRFSDLFTYEIDIPPHLYSSILLKLTLQPLVENSIQHGFEGITYPGVLRISAYAERGHLVLCVEDNGIGIPQEMLARFEYMAEDPPEDMLAEGAESLTSITERRGLGLRSVADRIRIQYGAGYGIFICSAPGYGTVIRCIIPLYEQEEAG